A genomic region of Fodinisporobacter ferrooxydans contains the following coding sequences:
- a CDS encoding DUF2103 domain-containing protein, protein MSNRHRTSKLTTKHSIIGDYRSILLDIARLDEVDSIITGVISHNKTHNTGLTFQYMTDTGIKLLAKTTQSVQEIFIVTKHRESLVDLLRGYGLIDREQKPEAPDEQQTAQASSKYGKGKKAAQSPNVQTGPFHAGRHANISKKEMQQHSESTPLSFRDHLNPELLEKLSAAKEELLKQHPPAETKQTSDKRMGTKGKRANSQSNQRDTDDDQDISMEELFNPKNDAESFADLFKSSKMDWRKFK, encoded by the coding sequence ATGTCAAACCGTCACCGCACTTCAAAACTGACGACCAAACATTCAATTATTGGCGATTATCGAAGCATCCTGTTGGACATCGCCCGGCTGGATGAAGTGGACTCCATTATCACAGGCGTCATTTCCCATAACAAAACACACAACACAGGTTTAACGTTTCAATATATGACCGATACGGGAATCAAACTGTTGGCGAAGACCACCCAATCGGTTCAGGAAATCTTCATTGTGACAAAACACCGGGAATCTTTGGTTGACTTGCTGCGCGGCTATGGGCTGATAGACAGGGAGCAAAAACCGGAAGCGCCGGATGAGCAACAAACGGCCCAAGCTTCGTCGAAGTATGGGAAGGGAAAAAAAGCTGCGCAATCGCCAAATGTGCAAACAGGCCCCTTTCATGCCGGCAGACATGCCAATATTTCGAAAAAAGAAATGCAGCAGCACAGTGAAAGCACGCCCCTTTCGTTCCGCGATCATTTAAATCCCGAGCTGCTGGAGAAATTGTCTGCTGCGAAAGAGGAACTGTTGAAACAACATCCGCCAGCGGAAACAAAACAGACGTCCGATAAACGGATGGGGACAAAAGGCAAACGTGCAAATTCCCAATCGAACCAACGGGATACGGATGACGATCAAGACATCAGTATGGAAGAACTTTTCAATCCCAAAAATGATGCGGAGTCGTTCGCAGACCTTTTCAAGTCGAGTAAAATGGACTGGCGGAAATTCAAGTGA
- a CDS encoding D-alanine--D-alanine ligase, whose translation MKQRLRIGVLFGGRSGEHEVSIQSAKSLMQALDPSRYEILPIGISKTGEWVFGLQAFAALQTSVPDYLANSYQASNWGDCAMSLAQLQSLVDVVFPVLHGSFGEDGTIQGMLEMLNIPYVGAGVLASAVGMDKLFMKRIFGVAGLPQCAYCSVMRQEFESDENAVISSIEREIGFPCFVKPANLGSSVGISKAKNREQLKQALETAAQYDRKLIVEEGLNVREVEVAVLGNDSPLASVPGEIVPSSEFYDYEAKYMSGSSELMIPANLPEDQSKQLQMLAIQAFQAIDGSGLARVDFFIEKETNRILINEINTMPGFTIYSMYPKLWEATGVPYIELVGRLISLALERFADKQRNVTEFQVSKGDSVNV comes from the coding sequence ATGAAACAGCGACTGCGTATCGGTGTTCTGTTTGGTGGACGTTCTGGCGAGCATGAGGTGTCGATTCAATCAGCCAAATCCTTGATGCAAGCATTAGATCCGTCACGCTATGAAATTTTGCCAATAGGCATTTCCAAAACGGGTGAGTGGGTATTTGGCTTGCAAGCATTTGCGGCTTTGCAAACGTCCGTACCCGACTATTTGGCAAATTCGTATCAGGCAAGCAATTGGGGCGATTGTGCCATGAGTTTGGCTCAACTGCAATCGCTGGTGGATGTAGTCTTTCCCGTTTTGCATGGTTCATTCGGTGAAGACGGGACGATTCAAGGGATGCTGGAAATGTTAAATATTCCGTATGTCGGAGCAGGCGTCCTGGCATCTGCAGTTGGCATGGATAAACTGTTTATGAAGCGGATTTTCGGTGTAGCCGGATTGCCGCAATGCGCGTATTGTTCCGTAATGCGCCAGGAATTCGAGTCTGACGAAAATGCAGTTATCAGCAGCATCGAACGGGAAATCGGCTTTCCCTGTTTTGTGAAACCAGCTAATTTAGGATCGAGCGTAGGGATCTCGAAAGCAAAAAACCGCGAACAATTGAAGCAGGCGCTGGAGACGGCAGCACAGTATGACAGGAAGCTGATCGTCGAGGAGGGACTGAACGTTCGTGAAGTTGAAGTTGCGGTTCTCGGCAATGACAGCCCGCTAGCGTCTGTCCCTGGGGAAATCGTGCCATCCAGTGAATTCTATGATTATGAAGCGAAGTATATGAGCGGCAGTTCTGAACTAATGATTCCTGCAAATCTTCCGGAAGACCAATCAAAGCAGCTTCAAATGCTGGCCATCCAGGCGTTTCAGGCGATTGACGGTTCCGGATTGGCGCGTGTCGATTTCTTTATCGAAAAGGAGACAAATCGAATCTTGATCAATGAGATCAATACGATGCCTGGATTTACGATCTACAGTATGTATCCGAAATTATGGGAAGCGACAGGAGTTCCTTATATCGAGTTGGTCGGCCGCTTGATCTCGCTTGCTTTGGAACGGTTTGCCGACAAGCAACGGAATGTAACAGAGTTTCAAGTTTCTAAAGGAGACTCCGTCAACGTTTGA
- a CDS encoding ABC transporter substrate-binding protein, whose product MKTWGKVVAATALASLTLTSIVGCGGATGSNASNPIAQDTGKPVDGGTLTLSMSSAPAGKYLPQVWDNEYDQWVAMFTYDTLLEYDKDLAYKPLLAEKWVISDDKKTITWHLNPNAKWTDGQPVTADDLAWTWNWMASKAYNDVIQGPYQGNVSYIEGFDQASKGRAQTMSGIHVIDPHTLSVTLKKPYAAALAILGMTQVLPKHIWANVPPDQYKIKMQDPKMLIGDGPFKITGIKPGESCTYVRNPDYYGGKPHIDKIVWRVVNSDVAAGQVKNGALDEVSTVNPQDADIYKSFSNVTYFEFPSTYFQYLGFKLNNPILKDKNVRHAIAYAINRKGIITGLLKGHGDVLNAPIYATSWANPPADQVHAYNFNIDKAKKLLDDAGYKAGADGFRTDPQGNPFQLTLAYPLGNKVREKTAPIIAKELQQIGLNVKLLAPKDFSAFAADVQHDRDNGMWLMGWGGQIDPDQTGFWSKDAMYNYSHLDSPKEEQLVADAVSGQAFNQDYRKKTMWKWSKFMNDELPWLPLYGERDIFVWNKRLHGVEQYPTVGIFQDVQNWWLSK is encoded by the coding sequence TTGAAAACGTGGGGGAAAGTTGTTGCTGCAACAGCGCTGGCGTCGCTGACCCTGACATCCATCGTCGGTTGCGGCGGTGCAACCGGCAGCAACGCATCAAATCCAATTGCACAAGATACCGGCAAACCGGTAGATGGAGGAACGTTGACGTTATCGATGTCGAGTGCGCCGGCGGGAAAATATTTGCCGCAAGTATGGGATAATGAGTACGATCAGTGGGTTGCCATGTTTACGTACGACACATTGCTCGAGTACGACAAAGATCTTGCATACAAACCCCTTTTGGCAGAAAAATGGGTTATTTCAGATGACAAGAAAACGATCACATGGCATCTCAATCCCAATGCCAAATGGACTGACGGACAACCGGTTACAGCGGACGACTTGGCTTGGACCTGGAACTGGATGGCGTCAAAAGCGTATAACGATGTGATTCAAGGCCCATATCAAGGAAATGTTTCTTATATCGAAGGATTTGACCAGGCAAGCAAAGGGCGAGCGCAAACGATGTCCGGCATTCATGTGATCGATCCGCACACATTGTCTGTAACATTGAAAAAACCGTATGCTGCTGCATTGGCGATTTTAGGAATGACACAAGTTCTTCCCAAACATATTTGGGCAAATGTTCCGCCAGATCAATACAAAATAAAAATGCAAGATCCCAAGATGCTGATTGGTGACGGACCCTTCAAAATTACCGGCATCAAACCAGGCGAATCCTGCACATATGTCAGAAATCCGGATTATTACGGCGGAAAACCGCACATTGACAAAATTGTCTGGCGGGTTGTCAACTCCGATGTAGCAGCGGGACAAGTAAAAAACGGCGCGCTTGATGAAGTCTCGACCGTCAATCCGCAAGATGCCGATATTTACAAGAGTTTTTCCAATGTGACATATTTTGAGTTTCCGAGCACATATTTTCAGTATTTGGGATTTAAATTAAACAATCCGATTCTGAAAGATAAAAATGTTCGCCATGCCATCGCATATGCAATCAACCGCAAAGGAATCATTACAGGACTTTTGAAAGGGCATGGCGACGTATTAAATGCGCCGATCTATGCAACCAGTTGGGCGAATCCGCCTGCAGATCAAGTCCATGCCTATAATTTTAACATCGACAAGGCAAAGAAACTTTTAGATGATGCGGGTTATAAAGCAGGAGCGGACGGATTTCGAACAGATCCACAGGGAAATCCCTTCCAATTGACATTGGCGTATCCGTTGGGAAACAAAGTCCGGGAAAAAACTGCGCCGATCATTGCAAAAGAATTGCAGCAGATTGGACTGAATGTGAAATTGCTGGCTCCGAAAGATTTTTCCGCCTTCGCCGCCGATGTTCAGCATGACAGGGACAATGGCATGTGGCTGATGGGATGGGGCGGTCAAATCGATCCGGATCAAACCGGTTTTTGGTCCAAAGATGCGATGTATAACTATTCTCATCTCGATAGTCCAAAAGAGGAACAACTGGTTGCAGATGCTGTCAGCGGCCAGGCATTCAATCAGGACTATCGCAAAAAAACGATGTGGAAATGGAGCAAATTCATGAATGATGAGCTTCCATGGCTGCCGTTATACGGGGAACGCGACATTTTTGTGTGGAACAAACGGCTGCACGGTGTCGAACAATACCCGACAGTGGGGATCTTTCAGGATGTACAAAATTGGTGGCTGTCCAAATAG
- the opp4C gene encoding oligopeptide ABC transporter permease: MSAQATGTGSLLDVQAEIRKSPFQIAIRRFLHNKLALFGLICLLIVIVMSIGAPLFAHQDPTDADLMQVEEAPSAQHLLGTDDSGRDIWARLLYGGRASLLVGFSTTMLTLAFGVAFGAISGYYGGRIDNLLMRFTEIIQTLPFFLFALTIVAMANTVTVWHLICAISMLGWAGTARIVRGQFMMQRELEYVLSAKAIGCSDLQIIFKHILPNTFSTMIVQGTLSMATYVIAESAFSFLGFGVQEPQSSWGNMLTAAQSLKVMEFEPWRWIPPGAAIILTVLSFHFIGNGLRDAFEPKADH, from the coding sequence TTGAGCGCACAAGCAACCGGAACCGGTTCTTTATTGGATGTACAGGCGGAAATACGCAAGAGTCCGTTTCAGATTGCGATCCGGCGGTTTTTGCATAACAAACTTGCGCTGTTCGGGTTGATCTGTTTGCTGATCGTGATCGTCATGAGTATCGGAGCGCCGCTATTTGCCCATCAAGATCCGACAGACGCGGATCTGATGCAAGTGGAGGAAGCGCCTTCTGCCCAACATCTTTTGGGTACGGATGATTCCGGCAGAGATATATGGGCCCGTTTGTTATATGGCGGCCGCGCCTCGCTGCTCGTCGGTTTCAGCACGACTATGCTCACGTTGGCGTTCGGTGTGGCATTTGGTGCGATTTCCGGATATTACGGCGGCCGGATTGACAATCTGTTGATGCGTTTTACGGAAATCATTCAAACATTGCCGTTTTTCCTGTTTGCGCTGACGATTGTTGCGATGGCGAATACAGTCACCGTTTGGCATTTGATATGCGCGATTTCCATGCTTGGGTGGGCGGGAACGGCAAGGATTGTCCGCGGACAATTCATGATGCAGCGGGAGCTGGAGTATGTGCTGAGTGCCAAAGCCATCGGCTGTTCCGATCTGCAAATCATTTTTAAACACATCCTGCCGAACACGTTTTCCACCATGATCGTTCAAGGAACGCTGTCGATGGCAACGTATGTCATTGCGGAATCCGCATTTAGCTTCCTCGGATTTGGGGTGCAAGAGCCCCAATCTTCCTGGGGAAATATGCTGACGGCAGCACAATCTTTAAAAGTCATGGAGTTCGAGCCGTGGCGGTGGATTCCGCCTGGAGCGGCCATTATTCTGACTGTGTTATCCTTCCATTTTATCGGGAATGGATTGCGGGATGCATTCGAACCGAAAGCAGATCATTAA
- a CDS encoding ABC transporter permease, translating into MYSYMIRRVLTMIPTVLILSILLFAISHLAKGDPLAGLVNPSTAKNPDYIQHLRHVYGLDRPAYVQYFLWLKNMLHGDFGYSMSKGLPVSMLLKQTIGNSLKLAIAAEMITLAIGIPAGILAARNKDTYVDYTATAFTLVSLSTPSFFIGLILIYVFAITLQWLPAFGTSDPSGNGGALDSLRHMILPALTIAVIQIAPYIQYMRSSMLDHMRMDYVRTARAKGLREREVMNRHVLRNAMIPIITLFGLDITTFLAGAPITEYVFTWPGIGQLSIHAVLNRDYTVIMAVNVIAAAAVLIGNLISDMLYALADPRIRYD; encoded by the coding sequence TTGTATTCGTATATGATACGGCGAGTGCTGACGATGATTCCGACGGTATTGATTCTCTCCATTTTGTTGTTCGCTATATCGCATTTGGCCAAAGGAGATCCTCTCGCAGGCTTGGTAAATCCGAGCACCGCCAAAAACCCGGATTATATTCAACATTTGCGGCATGTGTACGGGCTGGACCGTCCTGCCTATGTTCAGTATTTCCTATGGTTGAAAAATATGCTGCATGGCGATTTCGGTTACTCCATGTCCAAAGGGCTGCCTGTGTCAATGCTCTTGAAACAGACGATCGGCAACAGTTTGAAGCTGGCCATTGCCGCGGAAATGATCACGCTGGCGATCGGGATTCCCGCGGGGATTTTGGCTGCCAGAAACAAAGATACGTATGTCGATTATACGGCAACCGCCTTTACACTCGTATCCTTGTCAACGCCGTCTTTCTTTATCGGCTTGATCCTGATTTATGTGTTCGCGATTACGCTGCAATGGCTGCCCGCTTTCGGCACATCCGATCCGTCAGGAAACGGAGGAGCGCTTGATTCTCTGCGGCATATGATCCTTCCGGCGTTGACGATTGCCGTCATTCAGATCGCCCCATATATTCAATATATGCGTTCGAGCATGCTGGATCACATGCGAATGGATTATGTTCGGACAGCCCGGGCGAAAGGGTTAAGAGAACGTGAAGTGATGAATCGGCATGTCCTGCGCAATGCCATGATTCCAATTATTACGTTATTTGGTTTGGATATTACGACATTCCTGGCGGGCGCGCCGATTACGGAATATGTGTTTACATGGCCGGGAATCGGACAATTGAGCATCCATGCGGTTTTAAATCGGGATTATACGGTCATTATGGCGGTCAATGTAATTGCTGCCGCTGCCGTGTTGATCGGGAATCTGATTTCCGACATGTTATATGCACTGGCGGACCCGCGGATCCGCTATGATTGA
- a CDS encoding ABC transporter ATP-binding protein, translated as MTNHLLEVRHLKKYFPIKCGVMRRTIGHVKAVDDISFSIRRGETLGIVGESGCGKSTIGRLILRLLEPTAGRVRFEGTDLTSLSKSAMREMRQHLQMVFQDPYASLNPRMRIGSLIAEPLLVNKKASGKEAWKKAEELLEVVGLPQNAMKRYPHEFSGGQRQRVGIARALALHPKLIIADEAVSALDVSIQSQVLNLLKDLQNEYHVSYLFISHNLSAVRHISDRIGVMYLGRLVEIGDKKGLYANPLHPYTQALLSAVPVAKPNAKRERIILTGDVPSPVDPPQGCAFHPRCSKAMEICKRVRPDFIRINEAQSAACHLYA; from the coding sequence ATGACGAATCATTTACTCGAAGTGCGGCACTTGAAAAAATATTTTCCGATTAAATGTGGTGTAATGCGGCGTACAATCGGTCATGTCAAAGCAGTCGATGATATCAGCTTTTCCATCCGCAGAGGGGAAACACTGGGGATTGTAGGCGAGTCCGGCTGCGGAAAATCGACGATCGGGCGTTTGATTCTGCGGCTGCTCGAACCAACGGCAGGACGAGTTCGATTCGAAGGGACAGATCTGACATCCCTTTCAAAGTCAGCCATGCGCGAAATGCGGCAACATTTGCAGATGGTGTTTCAGGATCCATATGCTTCTTTGAATCCCCGTATGAGAATCGGATCATTGATTGCCGAACCTTTGTTGGTCAATAAAAAAGCATCCGGGAAGGAAGCTTGGAAAAAAGCGGAGGAATTGTTGGAAGTCGTGGGACTCCCGCAGAATGCGATGAAGCGGTATCCTCATGAATTTTCAGGCGGACAGCGCCAGAGAGTTGGGATTGCCAGGGCGCTTGCGTTACATCCAAAGTTGATCATCGCGGATGAAGCTGTATCGGCATTAGACGTTTCCATTCAGTCACAAGTATTAAATCTATTAAAAGATTTGCAGAACGAATACCATGTATCCTATTTATTTATCTCCCACAATTTAAGCGCTGTACGACATATCAGCGACCGGATCGGAGTCATGTATCTGGGCCGATTGGTGGAGATCGGCGATAAGAAAGGACTGTACGCCAATCCTTTGCACCCATATACGCAAGCGTTGTTGTCGGCAGTTCCGGTTGCAAAGCCGAACGCCAAGCGGGAACGGATCATTTTGACGGGAGATGTCCCAAGTCCGGTCGACCCGCCGCAAGGGTGTGCTTTTCATCCCAGATGTTCGAAAGCGATGGAGATTTGCAAACGAGTTCGACCGGATTTTATTCGAATCAATGAAGCGCAATCGGCCGCTTGCCACTTATACGCCTGA
- a CDS encoding RluA family pseudouridine synthase, giving the protein MKHIHTFLVSTEHQGLTVEEYIRDVLHYSGRAIQRLTRTKSIRMNGKSVYLQKKLAAHDQITIAEPAEDTYGVEPQQGAIEILYEDTDVIVINKPPNMLVHPTGQTEQGTLANYLAHYFQTRQTIHRIRPLHRLDRDTSGCILFAKDAKTQARLEQQMHNGELKRTYTAIVDGCPTAKKGMIDARIGQHPAFPNRRAVVPEGEPAITRYEWLETAKDAALLRISLETGRTHQIRVHMAYIGHPVTGDRMYGKRSAYISRQALHAACLRWIGHDDQPLEVRAPLPLDMKRLWERKKAASDPSSDSAF; this is encoded by the coding sequence ATGAAACATATTCATACATTTCTGGTATCGACAGAACATCAGGGACTGACCGTAGAAGAATACATCCGGGACGTGTTGCATTACTCCGGTCGAGCCATTCAACGCCTGACTCGCACAAAATCGATTCGCATGAATGGAAAATCGGTCTATCTGCAAAAAAAATTGGCCGCTCATGATCAAATTACGATCGCCGAGCCTGCGGAAGACACGTACGGCGTGGAACCGCAACAAGGAGCCATCGAAATTTTGTATGAAGACACGGATGTGATCGTGATCAATAAACCGCCAAATATGCTCGTACATCCAACAGGGCAAACAGAACAAGGGACATTGGCCAATTACCTGGCGCATTATTTCCAGACGCGGCAAACCATACACAGGATTCGGCCGCTGCATCGGTTGGACCGGGATACTTCCGGATGCATCCTGTTTGCCAAAGATGCCAAAACACAAGCACGTCTGGAACAGCAAATGCACAATGGCGAGCTGAAACGAACATATACTGCGATTGTCGATGGCTGTCCTACAGCGAAAAAGGGAATGATCGACGCCCGCATCGGTCAGCATCCTGCATTTCCCAACCGTAGAGCCGTTGTTCCGGAAGGAGAGCCGGCGATTACCCGTTACGAATGGCTGGAAACGGCGAAGGATGCCGCATTGCTCCGAATTTCATTGGAAACCGGCAGAACACATCAAATCCGCGTGCACATGGCTTACATCGGGCACCCCGTCACCGGTGACCGCATGTACGGAAAACGTTCTGCCTATATCTCCCGCCAAGCATTGCATGCAGCTTGCCTGCGCTGGATTGGCCACGACGATCAGCCGCTGGAAGTCCGTGCACCTCTGCCGCTGGATATGAAACGTTTGTGGGAACGTAAAAAAGCAGCGTCGGATCCAAGCTCCGATTCGGCCTTTTAA
- a CDS encoding 4-hydroxy-3-methylbut-2-enyl diphosphate reductase → MEVLKISPRGYCYGVVDAMVLAQQVAENQSLPRPIYILGMIVHNQHVVQAFQDLDIHTLDGKDRLALLDRIDSGTVVFTAHGVSPLVRAKALQKGLTVIDATCPDVTKTHDLIREKVAAGYEIVYVGKKGHPEPEGAVGIAPGHVHLVETFSDVEQLGIAAEKIVITNQTTMSQWDTAELMQAVLKKYPQAEVHNEICLATQIRQQAVAEQAKQADLCIVVGDPRSNNSNRLAQVAEEIAGVPAYRISDVHEIDPQWLKDAKTVAVTSGASTPTPLTKQVIDYIEQFSIDQPETWDTTRFQKPEKILPGLKKV, encoded by the coding sequence ATGGAAGTGCTTAAAATTTCCCCCAGGGGCTATTGTTATGGTGTGGTGGACGCAATGGTTTTGGCGCAGCAAGTGGCGGAAAATCAGTCATTGCCGCGACCGATTTATATATTGGGAATGATCGTACACAATCAACATGTGGTGCAAGCGTTTCAAGACTTGGATATTCATACGCTTGACGGCAAAGACCGGTTGGCATTGCTTGACAGAATCGACTCCGGCACAGTCGTATTTACCGCACATGGAGTATCGCCGCTGGTGCGTGCCAAGGCTTTGCAAAAAGGATTGACGGTGATTGATGCGACATGTCCGGATGTGACAAAAACACATGATCTGATCCGGGAAAAAGTGGCGGCCGGTTATGAAATTGTATACGTTGGGAAAAAAGGTCATCCGGAGCCGGAAGGTGCGGTCGGGATCGCTCCGGGTCATGTTCATCTCGTGGAGACGTTTTCCGATGTGGAGCAGTTGGGAATTGCGGCAGAAAAGATCGTGATTACAAATCAAACGACGATGAGCCAATGGGACACGGCTGAGTTGATGCAGGCGGTTTTGAAAAAATACCCGCAAGCGGAAGTGCATAACGAAATCTGTCTCGCTACACAAATTCGCCAGCAGGCGGTTGCCGAGCAAGCCAAACAAGCCGATCTTTGCATTGTCGTCGGCGACCCGCGCAGCAATAACTCCAATCGGCTGGCGCAAGTAGCTGAGGAAATAGCGGGAGTTCCCGCATATAGAATATCGGATGTCCACGAGATCGATCCACAGTGGCTGAAAGATGCCAAAACAGTTGCAGTGACTTCCGGCGCTTCCACGCCAACGCCTTTGACCAAGCAAGTGATCGATTATATCGAACAGTTCTCGATCGATCAACCGGAAACATGGGATACGACGCGGTTTCAAAAGCCTGAAAAAATACTTCCAGGCCTGAAAAAAGTTTAA
- a CDS encoding RsmB/NOP family class I SAM-dependent RNA methyltransferase, whose amino-acid sequence MLPKEYLSFMQQFLLPAEFEEFIRTFAENRTYGLRLNPQKIASGQALPFSLEPIPWCTAGYYYQESEHPGRHPYHDAGLYYIQEPSAMAVAESLGVTGSSVVLDLCAAPGGKSTQIASFLGKHGLLVANEIHPARARILSENLERWGAVQAVVLNETPQKLARNFSEFFTHILVDAPCSGEGMFRKDPEAIEHWSLSNVNMCTERQKEILAAAVQMLRPDGVLVYSTCTFNPYENEQMIEWLLTTYPDFEVEILPIATWISGGRTEWTEHKFPSIEKCGRLWPQKLKGEGHFVARLRKLDTQADKPMRTNTPISRQNKKARKQEAKLSLAASQKKLWETFVETFAKEANLLEESASFHWIHPCVNEDACLVNYGEHLYLQHDPFLPLAGLKVVRPGVYLGQMKANRFEPGHGLAMAIHNQVIQRQQIKHVNLSSESSEIISYLKGESVTLASDKGWTLVTVDGHSIGFGKSDGRIIKNHYPKSLRRQW is encoded by the coding sequence ATGCTTCCAAAGGAATATTTGTCTTTCATGCAACAATTTTTGCTTCCAGCGGAATTTGAGGAATTTATACGAACGTTCGCAGAAAATCGAACATATGGATTGCGGCTAAATCCGCAAAAAATCGCTTCCGGACAAGCGCTGCCCTTTTCATTGGAGCCAATTCCCTGGTGCACAGCCGGTTATTATTATCAAGAAAGTGAACACCCCGGACGGCACCCGTATCATGATGCAGGTCTCTACTATATTCAAGAGCCAAGCGCCATGGCTGTTGCTGAATCATTAGGCGTCACCGGTTCTTCCGTCGTTTTGGATTTATGTGCGGCTCCCGGTGGAAAATCCACACAAATTGCAAGCTTTCTGGGAAAACACGGACTCCTTGTCGCAAATGAAATTCATCCTGCCCGCGCGCGCATTCTTTCTGAAAATCTGGAGCGCTGGGGTGCAGTACAAGCAGTCGTATTAAATGAAACGCCACAAAAATTAGCCAGGAATTTTTCAGAATTTTTCACTCATATTCTGGTGGATGCGCCTTGCTCCGGTGAAGGCATGTTTCGCAAAGACCCGGAAGCCATCGAACATTGGTCGTTATCCAATGTCAACATGTGCACGGAACGACAAAAAGAGATCCTTGCAGCAGCCGTTCAAATGCTGCGCCCAGATGGGGTTCTTGTCTATTCCACTTGCACATTTAATCCGTATGAAAATGAACAGATGATAGAATGGCTGCTTACGACATATCCGGATTTTGAAGTTGAGATCCTTCCGATTGCAACATGGATTTCCGGCGGAAGAACCGAGTGGACGGAACATAAGTTTCCATCCATTGAAAAATGCGGCCGATTGTGGCCACAGAAGCTCAAAGGCGAGGGCCATTTTGTCGCCCGGCTGCGAAAACTCGACACGCAAGCAGATAAACCTATGCGGACAAATACACCTATCAGCCGCCAAAACAAAAAAGCACGGAAACAGGAAGCAAAACTTTCTCTTGCCGCAAGCCAAAAAAAATTATGGGAAACATTTGTAGAAACATTTGCAAAAGAAGCGAATCTGTTAGAAGAATCTGCCTCTTTCCACTGGATACATCCTTGCGTCAATGAAGATGCATGTCTGGTCAACTATGGGGAACATTTGTATTTGCAGCATGATCCTTTTCTCCCCCTCGCCGGACTGAAAGTTGTACGGCCGGGCGTTTACTTGGGACAGATGAAAGCAAATCGCTTTGAACCGGGACATGGGTTGGCAATGGCGATCCACAACCAGGTTATACAGCGCCAACAAATCAAACACGTAAATCTTTCTTCCGAAAGTTCGGAAATTATTTCGTATTTAAAGGGAGAAAGTGTAACGCTTGCATCTGACAAAGGGTGGACACTTGTAACTGTGGATGGTCACTCCATCGGGTTTGGCAAGTCGGATGGACGAATCATCAAGAATCATTATCCGAAATCATTGCGTCGGCAATGGTAG
- a CDS encoding SelT/SelW/SelH family (seleno)protein: MAKKVRVSIEFCTMUNYLPKAVSLTDSLVKFYKDRITEIALIPSSGGVFEVTVGDQLVFSKKQTERFPEAGEVEKQLEQIVPKE; this comes from the coding sequence ATGGCAAAAAAGGTTCGTGTTTCGATTGAATTTTGTACGATGTGAAACTACTTGCCAAAAGCCGTCAGTTTGACGGATTCACTTGTAAAGTTTTATAAAGATCGAATTACTGAAATTGCCTTGATTCCATCTTCGGGGGGAGTTTTTGAAGTAACTGTCGGAGATCAACTGGTTTTCTCAAAGAAACAGACAGAACGCTTCCCGGAAGCCGGAGAAGTGGAAAAACAGTTGGAACAAATCGTTCCCAAAGAATAA
- a CDS encoding SGNH/GDSL hydrolase family protein has translation MLYVALGDSITFGYNCTNEKYYYTNIIFDSLKKSEPFLHQYVLAKPGWRISHLQKAVDKVPGCLWDETKYVTILIGGNDLLRAFPMLLHNENRLTGYAQSFQKELDTLLQKIKRPRMKIVLGTLYNPFPKSILAETCIQAFNDVVYRMGKRHRVKVVDLYRSFQVNEKRLIDGFRRGDLKDFKFFRGNPIHPTNLGHAKIASMYLKSIHKQTAPKKRMPKQIQQADK, from the coding sequence ATGCTTTATGTCGCATTGGGTGATTCCATTACATTTGGATACAATTGCACAAATGAGAAATACTATTATACAAACATTATTTTTGATTCATTAAAAAAATCGGAACCCTTCTTGCATCAGTATGTACTGGCAAAACCAGGCTGGCGGATTTCCCATTTGCAAAAGGCTGTTGATAAAGTTCCCGGTTGTTTGTGGGATGAAACCAAGTATGTCACCATTTTAATTGGAGGAAACGATCTGTTGCGAGCATTTCCCATGCTCCTGCATAATGAAAATCGGCTGACCGGTTATGCACAAAGCTTTCAAAAAGAATTGGACACACTCTTGCAGAAAATCAAACGTCCACGCATGAAAATCGTCTTGGGAACGTTGTACAATCCGTTTCCCAAATCCATTCTGGCGGAAACCTGCATACAAGCATTTAATGATGTTGTGTACCGGATGGGGAAACGACATCGTGTCAAAGTCGTGGATTTATATCGCTCCTTTCAGGTGAATGAAAAACGATTGATCGATGGATTTCGCCGAGGCGATTTAAAAGATTTTAAATTTTTTCGGGGGAACCCAATTCATCCGACGAATCTGGGACATGCAAAGATCGCAAGCATGTATCTGAAATCCATACACAAACAAACCGCTCCAAAGAAGCGCATGCCGAAACAAATACAACAAGCGGACAAATAG